A genomic segment from Deltaproteobacteria bacterium encodes:
- the selD gene encoding selenide, water dikinase SelD, which translates to MIENVTKRLTETVHGAGUACKIGPGDLKEALRDLPLIADPNLIVGMEHAEDAGVYKLRDDLAIVQTIDFFTPIVDDPFTFGQIAVTNALSDVYAMGGKPLTAMNVVCFPIGKMDISILRDILRGGLEKMREAGVLLVGGHSVDDAELKYGLSVTGVIHPDKVLLNRGAKAGDKLILTKALGTGIVSTALKRGMVEDELAAISVSSMTRLNKQAAELMIEAGNVHAATDITGFGFLGHACEMMEGSGLSMIISASQVPFFPGVQRLAESGIVPGGLHRNKQFRLPMIAVDSACPPWLLDILFDPQTAGGLLIALPADDAEQLLEKMHQKGITEAAIVGEVVAAADGVIRVLA; encoded by the coding sequence ATGATCGAGAACGTTACGAAACGTCTGACAGAAACAGTGCACGGCGCTGGTTGAGCATGCAAGATAGGTCCGGGCGACCTGAAGGAAGCATTGCGCGACTTGCCGCTAATTGCTGATCCGAATCTGATTGTCGGTATGGAGCATGCCGAAGATGCGGGCGTCTACAAACTCCGCGATGACCTTGCAATTGTGCAAACGATTGATTTTTTTACACCTATTGTTGATGACCCCTTTACTTTCGGCCAGATTGCCGTGACTAATGCGCTCAGCGACGTCTATGCCATGGGTGGCAAACCCCTGACCGCCATGAATGTGGTCTGCTTCCCCATCGGCAAGATGGACATTTCGATTCTGCGCGATATATTGCGCGGCGGGTTGGAAAAAATGCGGGAAGCCGGAGTATTACTGGTCGGTGGTCATAGTGTGGATGATGCTGAACTGAAATACGGCCTTTCTGTTACCGGTGTGATTCATCCGGACAAGGTCTTGCTGAACAGGGGAGCGAAAGCAGGGGATAAGCTGATTCTTACCAAGGCCCTGGGGACGGGCATTGTTTCTACGGCGCTGAAGCGGGGTATGGTCGAGGATGAATTGGCGGCTATATCGGTAAGCTCCATGACACGATTGAATAAACAGGCGGCCGAGCTGATGATTGAAGCCGGCAATGTCCATGCCGCCACAGACATCACTGGTTTTGGCTTCCTCGGTCATGCCTGCGAGATGATGGAGGGGAGCGGTCTTTCGATGATTATATCCGCCTCCCAAGTCCCATTTTTCCCCGGGGTACAGAGGCTGGCGGAAAGCGGCATCGTACCGGGCGGTCTCCACCGCAATAAACAGTTCCGCTTACCGATGATCGCTGTTGATTCCGCCTGTCCTCCCTGGTTGCTGGATATCCTTTTTGACCCGCAGACGGCAGGAGGATTGCTTATCGCTTTGCCTGCAGATGACGCGGAGCAATTGCTTGAAAAAATGCATCAGAAAGGCATCACAGAAGCCGCCATTGTCGGGGAAGTCGTCGCTGCGGCGGACGGGGTCATAAGAGTCCTCGCTTAG